ATCCAGGGATTTCCCGGGCAATGCCGGAATGTTAGGGGTTGGTTCTGTTATCGGGGTTGTATCCAGTCTGGTGGGAATAGGCGGAGGATCCCTGTCAGTTCCCTTCATGCTCTGGTGCAATCTTGCGGCCCATAAAGCCATAGGGACATCTGCCGCCATAGGATTTCCGATAGCGATAGCAGGAAGTATCGGATATCTTATCAATGGCATAAAGGCAGCTTCGCTTCCAGAATACAGCGCCGGCTATATTTATCTTCCGGCTCTTGTATTCATTGTCTGTGCAAGTGTATTCACAGCTCCAGTTGGGGCAAAGCTCGCACATATGCTTCCTGTTTCAAAGCTTAAAAGAATATTTGCCCTTCTTTTGTACGCAGTTGCCACAAAGATGGCCTGGGGACTTGTGGGCTGATAGCAAGTTTTGCCTTTGATGCTTAAAAAAGCTATGTTCCAGTTAAATGTTGAAATCTAAGGGGATTTTTTGCATCTATCTTTGTTCAAACTTGATGGTCTCGCAAAAAGTCAAAAACGGGCGGTGTCGTCATGCCGGATTTGATCCGGCATCTTTGTATTTTCAGATACTTCTGGATTCAAGCTTCCTGTTTTCACCGGGGGCCCTCTCGAATGGCTGGAATCCGACTTTTTCAGACCTTGTGAAACTTAACGGAAAGGGATCTAAAAAATCAGTTTTTCATCGGATTTTCAAAAAAGACATATGGTGTCGAAAAATCACTGAATTCAAAATAAACTCTTTTTTCATCAGGGTCAGCCTTCATATTCATGTTTTCATCGAGTACACCGTAACCGAATCTGTAAGGTCTTGCCATATTGCCTCCATCTGAAGACGCTGCAGTGCTGATTTTGTCAATCTTTACAAACCTCTTTACAAGTTTTTCTCCAGCGTAAATTTCAAGAACTCCGTCAGTTCCCGTCCAGTTCTGAATTGCCCTTCCAATTTTGTTCTGGGTTTCCTGGGTACATCCTGAGACAATAAAAAATATTGCGGATGTCATGAGTAGTAATGAAAGTGTTGTTGATCTCTTCATATTAATCATATTCTCCAAATTACATGTAATTTTTAAGATTTTTCAAGCCACGCGATCATGAAAAAGCTTTTCTTGAATACCAGTCCATAACTACTATCAGATACGCAAAACCTTTTGGCATTGGAATATATGTTATGTCCGTTGCCCATACTTGATTAGAGCGGTTTATCTCAAGATCCCTCAGCAAATACGGATACTTTTTATGTGCCGGGCATGGTTTTGACAAATTCGGCTTGCAATAAATTGCGGAGATCCCCATTCGTTTCATCAGCTTGCTGACATGTCCCCGCCCGACCTGATATCCCT
This portion of the Desulforegula conservatrix Mb1Pa genome encodes:
- a CDS encoding IS3 family transposase, yielding MIDKKADLSVKSQCRVLGIPRSTAYHKPKPFSDEDLRLMKEIEAIHAELPYYGSRRIAYELCQKGYQVGRGHVSKLMKRMGISAIYCKPNLSKPCPAHKKYPYLLRDLEINRSNQVWATDITYIPMPKGFAYLIVVMDWYSRKAFS
- a CDS encoding sulfite exporter TauE/SafE family protein; translated protein: MFTGIAIMYLSVGLIAGVLAGLLGVGGGLVIVPMLVYCFTRQQMQPDLIMHLSLGTSMASIVFTSVSSFMSHHKHGAVEWTIVKRIVPGILIGTFCGSYIAAMLSTGFLKGFFCVFLYYVATQMVLDKKPKPSRDFPGNAGMLGVGSVIGVVSSLVGIGGGSLSVPFMLWCNLAAHKAIGTSAAIGFPIAIAGSIGYLINGIKAASLPEYSAGYIYLPALVFIVCASVFTAPVGAKLAHMLPVSKLKRIFALLLYAVATKMAWGLVG